The Melospiza georgiana isolate bMelGeo1 chromosome Z, bMelGeo1.pri, whole genome shotgun sequence genome contains a region encoding:
- the PPWD1 gene encoding peptidylprolyl isomerase domain and WD repeat-containing protein 1: MASTEPERKRKPPEVEAGGGDSAAADEDDEEERWVGPLPGEAAQAKKRRVLEFEHVYLENLPSASMYERSYMHRDVITHVACTKTDFIITASHDGHVKFWKKIEEGIEFVKHFRSHLGVIESIAVSSEGALFCSVGDDKAMKVFDVVNFDMINMLKLGYHPGQCEWVYCPGDAISSVATSEKSTGKIFIYDGRGNNQPLHVFDKLHMSPLTQIRLNPVYKAVVSSDKSGMIEYWTGTPHEYKFPKNVNWEYKTDTDLYEFAKCKAYPSSISFSPDGKKMATLGSDRKVRIFRFLTGKLMRVFDESLSMFTELQQMRQQLPDMEFGRRMAVERELEKVDAVRLINIIFDETGHFVLYGTMLGIKVINVETNRCIRILGKQENIRMMQLALFQGVAKKHRAAITIEMKASENPVLQNIQADPTVICTAFKKNRFYMFTKREPEDTKSADSDRDVFNEKPSKEEVMAATQAEGPKRVSDSAIIHTSMGDIHIKLFPVECPKTVENFCVHSRNGYYNGHIIHRIIKGFMIQTGDPTGTGMGGESIWGGEFEDEFHSTLRHDRPYTLSMANAGPNTNGSQFFITVVPTPWLDNKHSVFGRVTKGMEVVQRISNVKVNPKTDKPYEDISIINITVK, from the exons TTCTTGAATTCGAACACGTTTATCTTGAAAATCTTCCATCAGCTTCAATGTATGAGCGCAGTTACATGCACAGGGATGTTATTACACACGTGGCATGTACAAA GACAGATTTTATCATAACAGCCAGTCATGATGGACATGTAAAATTCTGGAAGAAAATAGAAGAAGGGATTGAGTTTGTTAAACACTTCCGAAGTCACTTGG GTGTTATTGAGAGTATTGCTGTTAGTTCAGAGGGGGCATTGTTCTGTTCTGTTGGAGATGACAAAGCGATGAAGGTGTTTGATGTAGTCAACTTTGACATGATCAACATGCTGAAACTTGG CTACCACCCTGGCCAGTGTGAATGGGTATATTGCCCTGGAGATGCTATATCTTCTGTTGCAACATCTGAGAAAAGTACAGGGAAAATATTCATATATGATGGACGAGGAAATAACCAGCCACTTCACGTTTTCGATAAACTCCATATGTCTCCTCTTACTCAGATACGCCTGAACCCTGTCTACAAAGCAGTTGTGTCTTCGGACAAGTCCGGAATGATTGAGTACTGGACCGGTACTCCTCATGAATATAAATTTCCCAAGAATGTGAACTGGGAGTATAAAACGGATACCGATCTCTACGAATTTGCTAAATGCAAGGCTTACCCATCCAGTATAAGTTTTTCGCCCGATGGCAAGAAAATGGCCACTCTTGGGTCTGACAGAAAAGTTAGAATTTTTCGTTTTCTGACGGGAAAGCTCATGAGAGTCTTTGATGAATCTCTGAGT atGTTTACTGAACTTCAGCAGATGAGACAACAACTGCCTGACATGGAGTTTGGGCGGCGTATGGCAGTTGAGCGTGAGCTGGAGAAAGTGGATGCAGTAAgattaattaatataatttttgatGAAACTGGACACTTCGTTCTCTATGGAACTATGTTGGGCATTAAGGTCATAAATGTAGAGACTAACAG GTGTATTCGTATCTTGGGAAAACAAGAGAACATCAGAATGATGCAACTGGCTTTGTTCCAAGGAGTAGCAAAGAAACATCGTGCAGCGATCACTATAGAGATGAAGGCATCTGAAAATCCTGTTCTCCAGAATATTCAGGCAGATCCAACAGTAATCtgcacagcttttaaaaaaaacaggttTTACATG TTTACTAAACGTGAACCAGAAGACACAAAGAGTGCAGATTCTGACAGAGATGTATTTAATGAGAAACCTTCTAAAGAAGAGGTCATGGCAGCCACTCAGGCAGAAGGTCCCAAAAGAGTGTCAGACAGTGCCATCATCCACACAAGCATGGGAGATATTCATATCAAGCTTTTTCCTGTTGA GTGCCCCAAAACGGTGGAAAActtctgtgtgcacagcaggaATGGTTACTACAATGGACACATAATTCACCGTATCATCAAG GGTTTCATGATTCAGACTGGTGACCCAACTGGTACAGGAATGGGAGGTGAAAGTATTTGGGGAGGAGAATTTGAAGATGAGTTTCATTCAACTTTACGACATGACAGACCATATACACTCAGCATGGCTAATGCAGGACCAAATACCAATGGATCCCAGTTTTTTATAACAGTAGTCCCAACT CCTTGGCTCGACAACAAGCACAGTGTGTTTGGACGGGTGACTAAAGGAATGGAAGTTGTTCAGAGAATCTCAAATGTCAAAGTCAATCCCAAAACTGACAAACCCTATGAGGATATCAGCATCATTAATATAACAGTGAAGTAA